The following nucleotide sequence is from Pseudonocardia sp. C8.
GCAACCCGGACAAGGTCCTCTACCCGGCCACCGGCACGACGAAGGCCGACGTCCTGGGCCACTACCTGGCCGTCGCCGAGGTGATGCTGCCGCACGTCGACAGCCGGCCGGTGACGCTGAAGCGCTGGCCGGACGGGGTGGAGTCGTCGTCGTTCTTCGAGAAGGACGTCTCCCGGCACGCCCCGCCGTGGCTGCGCACCGCCCGGGTCGGGACGCCCGGCGGCCGGTCGGAGTCCGCGGACTTCGCCGTGCTCGGCGACGCCGAGGGGCTGGCGTGGGCGGCGAACCTGGCCGCGCTGGAGCTGCACGTGCCGCAGTGGCGGCTGGGCCCGCGGGACGGCCGGCACCCGCCGGACCGGGTGGTGTTCGACCTCGACCCGGGAGAGGGCACGACGATCCTCGACTGCTGCCGGGTCGCGCTGCGGCTGCGCGCGCTGCTCGACGACCACGGCCTTCCGGTGTACCCGTCGACGTCCGGCGGGAAGGGCATGCAGCTCTACCTGCCGGTGCGGGTGACCGAGCCGGAACGGACCTCCGAGTTCGCCCGCGAGGTCGCCGAGCGGCTCGCCGCCGCGCACCCGAAGGAGACGATCGCGGTCATGACCCGGGCCCGGCGGCGCGGGAAGGTCTTCGTCGACTGGAGCCAGAACAACACCGCCAAGACGACGATCGCGTCGTACTCGCTGCGCGGGCGGGAGCGCCCGACCGTGGCCACCCCGCTCACCTGGGACGAGGTGGAGGCCTGCCGCGAGCCCGAGGACCTCGTGTTCACCCTGGTCGACCTGCCGGGGCGGCTGGACACCCACGGGGACCTCATGCGTCCCCTGCTCGACACCGAGGGTTTCCGGCTCCCCCGTGGTGGGACGATCTTCGAGATGCCACGCTGACCGGGTGCCGCACCCGTACCTCGAGGGTCCGTTCCCGCGTGCCTACGCCCACCGCGGCTGGCACCTCGGCGAGCTCGCGGGCTGCGAGAACACGATCGCCGCGTTCGTGGCCGCCGCCGACCACGGCCTGCGTTACGTGGAGATGGACGTGCACGCCAGCGCCGACGGTGTCCCGTTCGTGCACCACGACCCGACGCTGGACCGCACGACCGACACCGCGGGGCGGATCGACCGGCTCACCGCCGCCGAGCTGGACACCGTCCGGGTGCGGGGCCGGGAGCCGCTGCCGCGGCTGTCCGACGTGCTCGCCGCGCTGCCCGGCATCCGGATCACGATCGAGCTGAAGTCGGACGCGGTGATCGCCCCCACGCTGGCCGCGCTCGACGCGGCCGGCGCGTGGGACCGGGTGTGCCTGGGCTCGTTCCACGACCGCAGGCTGATCGCCGCCCGGCGGGCCGCGGGCCACGTGCTGTGCACGTCGATGGGCCAGCACGCGGTCACCGCGCTGCGGGCCCGCGCGTGGGGCGCGCCGCGGTGGATCCTGCCCCCGCCCGCCGGGCTGCTCGCGCAGGTCCCGCCGGCGTTCGGCCGGATCCCGGTGGCCGCGGACCGCCGGTTCGTCGCCGCCGCGCACGCGACCGGGCGGGAGGTGCACGTGTGGACGGTCGACGAGCCGGCGCAGATGCACGCCCTGCTGGATCTCGGTGTGGACGGGCTGCTGTCCGACCGGCCCGACCGGCTGCTGCAGGTGCTCGGCGAGCGGGCCGGATCTGCGTGATCACACGCAGGCCGGTGTCGGTGCCCGCCGATACCCTCGTGCCGTGACCGCTCCCGTGCTGCCCGAGGCCGGGCCCCGCCGTTCCCGCGTGTGGGCGTGGGCGCTGTGGGACTGGGGCTCGTCGGGGTTCCAGCACATCGCGCTGACCTTCGTGTTCTCGGTGTACCTGACCGACGCCGTCGGGGCCGGCCTGCCCGGGCCGGTCTCGGCGAACAGCTGGCTGGCCTGGTCCACCGCGGCCGCCGGGCTGCTGATCGCGCTGATGGCCCCGGTGATCGGGCAGAGCGCGGACCGCAGGGGACAGCGGCTGCGCGCGACCGGCGTGTGGACGGCGCTGGTCGTGCTCTGCATGGTCGGCATGTTCTGGGTGCGTGCGGACTGGACCCACCTGTGGCTGGGGCTGCTGCTGCTCGGCCTGGCGTCGATCTTCGCCGAGCTGTCCTACGTGTCGTACTACGCGTTGATGGCGCAGGTCTCCACGCCGGCGACGGTCGGCCGGGTGTCCGGGTTCGGCTGGGCGCTGGGCTACCTCGGCGGGATCATCCTGCTGCTGGGCGTGTACGTCGGCTTCCTGTCCGGGGACGGCGGCCTGTTCGGGGTGCCGACCGCGGACGGTCTCGACGTGCGGATCTCGGTGCTGGTCGCGGCGGCCTGGTTCGCGGTGTTCGCCGTGCCGATGTTCGTGGCGCTCCCCGAGACGGCACCGGCGGTGCCCGACGCGCCGAAGCTGGGCGTCGCCGGGTCCTACCGGAAGCTGGTCACCGACCTGGTGGCGCTGTACCGGGCCAGCCCGCACACCGTGTGGTTCCTGGGCGCCAGCGCGCTCTACCGGGACGGCCTGAACGCGATCTTCGCGTTCGGCGGGGTGCTCGCGGTGACCGTGTACGGGCTGGACCCCGGCCAGGTGCTGATCTTCGGTGTGGCGATCAACGTGGTGGCCGCGCTCGGGGCGCTGGCCGGGGGCCGGCTCGACGACCGGTTCGGGCCCAAGGCGGTCGTCGTCGGGTCGCTGGCCGGGCTGGTCGTGGTCGGGTGCGTGCTGCTGGTGGTGTCCGGACCGGTGATGTTCTGGGTGTTCGGTCTCGTCCTGGGGATCTTCGTCGGGCCGGCGCAGGCGTCGTCGCGGTCGTACCTGCTGCGGGTCTGCCCCGGCGGGCAGGAGGGCCAGATGTTCGGCCTCTACGCGACCACCGGCCGCGCGGTGTCGTTCCTGGCGCCCGCACTGATCGGGCTGTTCACCTTCGCGTTCGGATCCGACCGGGCCGGCACGGTCGGCATCGTGCTCGTCCTGCTGGCGGGGCTGGTGGCGCTGCTGCCGGTGCGGGCCCCGGAGCAGCACGGTCGTCCACGGGTCGAGGGCGATCCGGCAGGAGCGTGAACACTCGGCGACACGGCGGTGAGTAGGGTCACACACGGCTGACACGTCACATCCGCGTGTGTAACGGGGCGCGTTAGGGAACACTGGCGCATCGGGCGCAGAACGGGTTGCCCCCGGGTCGAAACCGGAGGAACTCACTGCCCTGCCGCCGGAATACCGTAGCGCCACGAACGTTACACCGGTGGCGGCGACGTAACCGTCGAGGTGCCGCCGCCTCGACAGACCGCAAGGAGGGTGACGACGCATGGCCGACCGCGTTCTGCGTGGCAGCCGGCTCGGGGCTGTCAGCTACGAGACCGACCGCAACCACGACCTGGCGCCGCGGCAGATGGTCCGTTATGTGTCCGAGTCCGGCCACGAGTTCGAGGTGCCGTTCGCGAACGATGCCGAGGCGCCGGCGACCTGGGAGTCGCCGCAGGGCGGCATCGGCCGGCGGGTCGACGGGACCGAGCCGGAGCAGAAGAAGCAGAAGCCCCCGCGCACGCACTGGGACATGCTGCTCGAGCGGCGCTCGATCGCCGAGCTCGAGGAGCTGCTCAACGAGCGGCTGGAGATGCTGCGCGAGCGGCGCGCCGAGATCGCCTGACTCGGATCACGATCGTCCGGAGCCCGGGCCCCTCGTGGAGGGGCCCGGGCTCCGTCGTGTCCGCGCAGGCATGATGGCCGGTGATGACCGATCACACCCGCCGCGTGCGTGACCTCGCCGACGACCACGTCCGCCGGCTCGCCGAGCTCGACCCGATCGTCGCGGGCGACCTCGGGTACGCCGAGCGGCAGGACGAGCTGCCCGACCTCTCCCCCGACGGCATCGCCGCCGACGTCGCGGTCTGCCGGGACACCCTGGACCGGCTCGCCGCGCTGCCCGAGCCCACCGATCCCGACGAGCGGCGCTGCGCCCGGCTGCTGACCGAGCGGCTCGGCGCCCGGATCGCGCACGCCGAGTCCGGCGAGCCGCTGCGGGCGGTGCAGGAGCTGTTCGGCCCGCTGGCCACGATCCGCACCGCGTTCACCCTCATGCCGCTCGACGGCGAGGACGCCTGGGCGACCGTCGCCGCGCGGATGGCGAACGTCCCGGCCGCGCTCGACCAGTACCGGGCCTCGCTGGCCGAGGGCCGCCGGCGGGGGCTGCTCGCCGCGCCCCGCCAGGTCGTCCGGGTCGCCGAGCAGATCGCCGCCTGGAACGCCGACGCCGGTGGCCGCGGCTGGTTCGCGGCGTTCGCCGAGCCCGCCGAGGTCGGGCCCGCGGTGCGGGCCGGGCTGGACCGGGGCGCGGCCGCGGCCGCCGGGGCGCTCGCCGGGCTCCGCGACTGGCTGTGCGCCGAGTACCTGCCGGTGGCCGAGGGCACCCCGGACGGCGTCGGACCCGACCGGTACCGGATCGCCTGCCGGTACTGGAACGGCGCCGACATCGACCCCGGCGAGGTGTACGCCTGGGGCTGGTCGGAGTTCCGGCGGATCCGCGCCGAGATGGACGCCGAGGCCGACCGCGTGCTGCCCGGCGCGACGACCCGCGAGGCGATGGCCTTCCTGGACACCGACGGCGGCACGACCGGTGTGATCGAGGGGGGCGCGGCGGCCCGCGCCCACCTGCAGAAGATCATGGACTCGACGATCGCCGAGCTCGACGGGACGCACTTCGACCTGTCCGGGCGGCTCCGCGCGGTCGAGTCCCGGCTCGCCCCCGCCGGGAGCGCCGCGGCGCCGTACTACACGCCGCCGTCGCTGGACTTCTCCCGGCCCGGCCGCACCTGGCTGCCCGCCACCCCGGACGACCGCTACCCGCTCTGGGACCTGATCAGCACCTGGTACCACGAGGGCGTCCCGGGCCATCACCTGCAGCTGGCGTCCTGGGCGCTGCGGTCGTCGGAGCTGTCGACCTTCCAGACGTCGCTGGTGGGCGCCGTGAGCGCCGACGTCGAGGGGTGGGCGCTCTACGCCGAGCGGCTGATGGACGAGCTCGGCTACCACACCGACCCCGGCTCGCGGCTCGGCTACCTCAACGCGCAGATGATGCGCGCGGTCCGGGTGGTGATCGACCTGGGCATGCACCTGGGGCTGCGGGTGCCGGGGGACTCGCCGGTCGGCGCCGGCGAGACCTGGACCCCGGAGCTGGGCCGGGAGTTCTTCGGGCTGCACGTCGGCGGCGGCGACGCGCTGGCCGACTCGGAGCTGCTGCGCTACCTGGGCGGGCCGGGCCAGGCGATCGGCTACAAGCTCGGTGAGCGGGCCTGGCTGACCGGCCGGGACCGGGCCCGGATCGCGCACGAGGCCCGGGGCGAGACGTTCGACCTGGCCGCGTGGCACGCCGCGGCGCTGGCCCAGGGCACCCTCGGGCTGGACGACCTGGTGCCGGAGCTGGCGGAGCTGCGTTAGCCGGGGGTGTGCGCGCCCTCGGCGACCGGGCCCGCGGGATGCTGGGGGGTGGTCCGCCCGAGCCGGTGCGACACGCCCCAGCACGTCACTCGCCAGAGCGCTTCGGCGACGATCGCCCCGTTCATCTTCGACGAACCGCGGGCCCGTTCGGTGAAGGTGATCGGCACCTCGCGGATCCGGAAGCCGGCCTGCACGGCCCGCCAGGCCATGTCGACCTGGAAGCAGTAGCCGTGGGAGGCGACCGTGTCGAGGTGCAGCTGTTCGAGCACGGTGCGGCGGTACACCCGGTAGCCGCCGGTGATGTCGCGGATCGGGACGCCGAGCGCCAGCCGGGAGTACAGGTTGCCGCCCCGGGACAGGACCTCGCGGTGCCACGGCCAGTCGACGACCCGGCCGCCGGGCACGTAGCGGGAGCCGAGGACGACG
It contains:
- a CDS encoding glycerophosphodiester phosphodiesterase family protein, with amino-acid sequence MPHPYLEGPFPRAYAHRGWHLGELAGCENTIAAFVAAADHGLRYVEMDVHASADGVPFVHHDPTLDRTTDTAGRIDRLTAAELDTVRVRGREPLPRLSDVLAALPGIRITIELKSDAVIAPTLAALDAAGAWDRVCLGSFHDRRLIAARRAAGHVLCTSMGQHAVTALRARAWGAPRWILPPPAGLLAQVPPAFGRIPVAADRRFVAAAHATGREVHVWTVDEPAQMHALLDLGVDGLLSDRPDRLLQVLGERAGSA
- a CDS encoding RNA polymerase-binding protein RbpA, with the protein product MADRVLRGSRLGAVSYETDRNHDLAPRQMVRYVSESGHEFEVPFANDAEAPATWESPQGGIGRRVDGTEPEQKKQKPPRTHWDMLLERRSIAELEELLNERLEMLRERRAEIA
- a CDS encoding DUF885 domain-containing protein codes for the protein MTDHTRRVRDLADDHVRRLAELDPIVAGDLGYAERQDELPDLSPDGIAADVAVCRDTLDRLAALPEPTDPDERRCARLLTERLGARIAHAESGEPLRAVQELFGPLATIRTAFTLMPLDGEDAWATVAARMANVPAALDQYRASLAEGRRRGLLAAPRQVVRVAEQIAAWNADAGGRGWFAAFAEPAEVGPAVRAGLDRGAAAAAGALAGLRDWLCAEYLPVAEGTPDGVGPDRYRIACRYWNGADIDPGEVYAWGWSEFRRIRAEMDAEADRVLPGATTREAMAFLDTDGGTTGVIEGGAAARAHLQKIMDSTIAELDGTHFDLSGRLRAVESRLAPAGSAAAPYYTPPSLDFSRPGRTWLPATPDDRYPLWDLISTWYHEGVPGHHLQLASWALRSSELSTFQTSLVGAVSADVEGWALYAERLMDELGYHTDPGSRLGYLNAQMMRAVRVVIDLGMHLGLRVPGDSPVGAGETWTPELGREFFGLHVGGGDALADSELLRYLGGPGQAIGYKLGERAWLTGRDRARIAHEARGETFDLAAWHAAALAQGTLGLDDLVPELAELR
- a CDS encoding MFS transporter, whose protein sequence is MTAPVLPEAGPRRSRVWAWALWDWGSSGFQHIALTFVFSVYLTDAVGAGLPGPVSANSWLAWSTAAAGLLIALMAPVIGQSADRRGQRLRATGVWTALVVLCMVGMFWVRADWTHLWLGLLLLGLASIFAELSYVSYYALMAQVSTPATVGRVSGFGWALGYLGGIILLLGVYVGFLSGDGGLFGVPTADGLDVRISVLVAAAWFAVFAVPMFVALPETAPAVPDAPKLGVAGSYRKLVTDLVALYRASPHTVWFLGASALYRDGLNAIFAFGGVLAVTVYGLDPGQVLIFGVAINVVAALGALAGGRLDDRFGPKAVVVGSLAGLVVVGCVLLVVSGPVMFWVFGLVLGIFVGPAQASSRSYLLRVCPGGQEGQMFGLYATTGRAVSFLAPALIGLFTFAFGSDRAGTVGIVLVLLAGLVALLPVRAPEQHGRPRVEGDPAGA
- a CDS encoding polyprenol monophosphomannose synthase, which translates into the protein MAEPPGPVLVVMPTYEERDNLAPALARLHASVPEADVLVVDDASPDGTGQLADRLAAADDRVRVLHRAGKTGLGAAYLEGFRHALTGEHQVVVEMDADGSHAPEDLPALLAALDDADVVLGSRYVPGGRVVDWPWHREVLSRGGNLYSRLALGVPIRDITGGYRVYRRTVLEQLHLDTVASHGYCFQVDMAWRAVQAGFRIREVPITFTERARGSSKMNGAIVAEALWRVTCWGVSHRLGRTTPQHPAGPVAEGAHTPG